The sequence GCAGGCAGAAGCTCTGCCAGAACGGCACCGTGACCAACTGCGGCCAGATCCAGTGGGAGCCGCAGAGCGTCGAGGGCCCCAAGGGCTTCCCGGCCGGCGGACCCGCCGACGGCCAGATCTGCAACGCCGGGCTGGGCCAGTTCTCCCAGCTCAGCGCGCCGAGGACGCCGTCCGGCGCGGCCTGGCCCACCACGAAGGTGACGGGTGGCCAGTCGTACGCCTTCCGCTGGCAGTTCACCGCCAGGCACGCCACGACGGACTTCAGGTACTACATCACCAAGCCGGGCTGGAACCAGGACCACAACCTCGCCCGCTCGGACCTCAACCTCACGCCGTTCCTGACGGTGCC comes from Streptomyces sp. SCL15-4 and encodes:
- a CDS encoding lytic polysaccharide monooxygenase, producing MRTKTKLSAVVLGAVTAGAFALSTGGASGHGYTDLPISRQKLCQNGTVTNCGQIQWEPQSVEGPKGFPAGGPADGQICNAGLGQFSQLSAPRTPSGAAWPTTKVTGGQSYAFRWQFTARHATTDFRYYITKPGWNQDHNLARSDLNLTPFLTVPYGGQQPPSTLSHSGTLPSGLSGHHVIVSVWTIADTGNAFYACSDVTF